AGAAACAGACAAAGATCAGAATTTTGCTGCACATAGAATGGCATGTACAGTTGTCATGTGATGTACCTTCAGTTGTCCCTGGACATTCCTCAGCTGCTTCTGGGCCTCAGAAGCCTGGCGGTTAGCATGGCTCAGCTGAATCTCCATCTCATTCagatctccctccatcttcttttTGATTCTCAGGGCATCGTTCCTGCTCCTGACCTCAGAGTCAAGAGTAGTCTGCATGGAGTCAATCACCCTCTGGCTGTTCCTCTTGATCTGCTCcatctcctcatctttctctgcCAGCTTTCTGTCAACCTCACCTTTGACCTGGTTGAGCTCCAGCTGGACACGCAGAATCTTGGACTCCTCATGTTCCAGAGTTccctaaaatgtaacaaatattaAAACATAGCCCATTTTTCCATCTGAATGTAATATTGGGCATGTCTCTATTGTTCAATAAGACATGTCAATTTTACGGACAAAGGAAAACATATACATTAGCAATTCTAATGTTAAGCTTTCCAGTTGAAATTTCACCTCAGCCTCCTCAAGAGCTGTCTGGATCTCTGacttctctgtctccacctgcttCTTGGACTTCTCCAGCTCATGGATGCTTTTTCCAGTCTCACCAATCTGTTCAGTCAGGTCTGAGATTTCCTCTGCAGAAGGTTGTATATGTATAATATTGCCAAAGTCAAAGAATGAAGGCTATGTATCTCATTCTAACTGATAGACAGTTAGTTAAAGCCGCTAGGTGTAGAATTTGTATCTGATTATATCATCctccaattaattttgataccataaaagtttgtcagtagaaaaatgagaccattgtgTAGAAAATTTTTGGTTTggtctatgtgttgctttcagtctgttcattctCTGTGTCCGTGGGTACGAACTGGCGCAAAGTGCTGTAAGTCCAAAGGAGGCGTCTCAACCACACCAGGAAGACAACAGTGTGAATGCAGGCTAGTTGCTTAGATTGAACAGCAtgaagctaatcaatatggcagatggtggtaacatggaagacagaactctaactgctggaccctctgtaacaaaacaaaacaagaagcctataacagaagaggctaaaagagctaagaaggtgagggaggggagcgtGAGACCCGGAGCTCCCGGTAGCCCCACGGATCGATCAGCTTGAAGTACCCCTTTCCCGGCCCCCCGGAACATGGCAGATCGGACCCAGCGGTCACCAAACCCTGTGAGCCCCACGGACCCATCGGCGCCGAGCATTAGCTCTATATGAGGCTACGGCTGATTATCAAaaccaagaatgccaagtcaaTACTTGTGttcttgtggagaacgttcttcccaagttgtcttggggaGAACAATCTTCTCGTGAAAGtcagcacagagaagcttccttgcaATTTGaaatggactgtgtgcttcacatcgcgtgtgtgattaattaagacacacagcttccacctgttaaccggctctgtactgcagactgcagcgctgcttgccgttgtcgcaatgaatcttggggctttcagttcgttctcgtcggtcaagtcaccatccgatgctTCCTCGATATTTGGAGGCTGGCAAGGAAACTTCCGGGGTTTCTATCCGTCCTCCGTCCTGTCGATCTTTTCTTTTGGAATCGTActtcggcggttagatattacgtaaaacgTGTCATGGAGGACATGAGAATGCACAAGAATGCGTATTGATAATCAGCCTACAAGAGCTAAGAAGGAGAGTGACAAAGCATGGGGTCAGACCAGAGTTAACCGGCCAGGCGTTCACTCATCGGAGAGCTCCAGGAGCTGAAGGGGTTTAAGACAGACATAcagctggctttctttctcctacaCATGTAAGTGAAATACCAATAAGGGTATCAAATTGTGTTACCGAAGCTTTTAACTATATTTTAGGACCAGTGTGGGTTATATCTGCGGTTATGTGTAATGGCATAGTTTGTTTATGTAGTCAGCtaactgtacagtatgtaacctaatctagcaaattagcttcacttgtcAGTACAAAGTcggctgccgacagagagtggggctaCAGAAGGGAAGGAAACTATCATAGCGACTTACATTAGTGAGCAGACCATGGCGTTCCTCCTGTCCGTAGTGTGTGGGTTGTAATCACGTCGTTCAGTCTGCATTTGCCGTCTGTTTCCGATATCCTGTGTCGGGTTCGTGTGTCTGGCCTTCTCCCAGCTTGATCGGCcgtaatcgccacatttaatacaactccatctCCGATtatcttgatttgtttttagtCTAGTTCGTTAGTGGTAGGATTTTCCATTAGCTGTagctcgtagcatcagaatagtaaatgttggataggcTATGTTCACAGACAGCGATCTCCCAAACATCTGTTAACTCGAATTGTCACAATAGCAAACTACTTCATAGTACAATGCTGTGATTAGGAATAACTAGTCCCTACctggggatgcgcgcgccacaactacgtgcagacttccggaGATGcacgcgccacaactccgcgcagacttgccagaaaggcgcataaacagcgtaaatttgtgaaaatggaaaaatgagctccgtcagtccctgcctatgccaatgctcaatggccatgtgcagtttgagattgattggccaacccgttgaggagcaaaatggatgcggacggacagagatttcctcatttatagtaggataTAGAAACTAATGcttgagctacagttatctgcagcagtactttgtttacatattccAGCTGTATGGAGCTGGGTATCGCAAATGCCACTAAGAGTGTCTTTTTTAGGCACTACCACTAGAGGTcgacaaaatcaacaattttaaaatcctacacataggggctttaacaATCATGAACATATTTCAAATTACTATTGCTAACATCAGATGAGAACTCACGTTGCAGGTTCTTGTTCTCCCGCTTCAGGGTCTCCAGTTGATCCAGAGCTTCCTCATAAGAGTTTTTCATCTTGAACAGTTCAGTGCTGAGAGAACGAGCCTCTTTCTGAGCTCCCTCAAGCTCTGCCTGACCCTCCTCGTATTTCTGCTTCCAATCTGCCAGAACCTGCATAGTAATTTAAAATGAGCAATGTTACCCAATTTTGGAATGGTTATACTTTGACACTTCCAGTGGTTTTGACAAGGTAATCAGTGTCAACACACCTTATCAAAGTTCCTCTGCTTCTTGTCAAGGTTGGCAGCCAAAGAATTGGCTCTCTCCACATCAATCATGAGGTCCTCCACCTCGCCCTGGAGCCTCTGTTTGGTTTTCTCCAGAGACGCACACTTGGAGTTCACAGCCTCAATCTGTTCCTCAGCTTCCTGAAGGCGCTGGGCAAGCTTTTTCCTGTTAAGCATTTTCCAAATGTAATCATTCATGTATACTATTCTAACAAGTATTTTGGGGGGACCgttaggaaaaacaaaatcttcaTTGACTCACTTTGACTCTTCAAGCTCCTCAGTGCGCTGGATAGCATCAGTTTCATACTTGCTCCTCCATTGGGCCACTTCACTGTTGGCCTTGGACATTCCACGTTGCAGCTCTGCCttggcctcctgctcctcctcaaacTGCTCCCTCAGAAGATCACAGTCATGGCGGGCTGATTGCACACCATGGGCAAGGGCATTCTTGGCCTGGAAAagattattaaaataaaaaccagTGAATATATGAACATGCAATCCTTAAAAAATCATGAAATCTTTGACAATTTTCCTCACCTTAACTTCCTCCTCAATTTGTCTCTTTAGCTCCTCAATCTGCTGTGTGAAGGCTTGCTTGCCTCTGGTCAGCTGGGAgacaagggcttctttctccTCAAGCTGACGACCAAACTCACCTAGATGgaaatggatttttttatttgaaatatataCACTTCTAACTGGCCCagcattaaagtaaaaaaaataaaatggcttCTAATTATAGATTGAGTCTAATTATGGATTGAGTTCAAAAGTACATTGGTATATTTTATGAACAAGTCAATGAAAGTAAGACTTGCCATTCTCTGTCATCAGTCTTGCTCTCTGAGCGCTGATGTCATTTATCTGGCGAACATTCTCGTCATTCTTAGCCTTAAGTTCACTGAACTGGTCCTCAAGGGTGCGGCACATCTTCTCGAGATTTCCCTGTTTATCAACATTAGACAGGTTCAATAATTCTTCCACTAATACTACGTTTTTTCTcaagtgtgtatatacatatgtatatgaAATAACGTTATACCTTGGCCTTTGCCACAGCTTCCATGTTGCTGGAGAGGTCATCAATCTCCATCTTGTATtcactcttctccttctccagcttctgCTTGACACGCTGCAGGTTGTCGATCTGTTCTCCCAGCTCTGCAACACTGTCAGCCTGCTTCTTgcggagagcagcagcagtggcttCATGCTGTAAGGTGGACTCCTCAAGGTCACGACGCAGCTTCTGGAACTCAGCTTCACGCTTCTTGTTCATCTCAATCTGAGCAGCAGTGGCTCCACCGGCCTCCTCAAGTCTCTCACTGATCTCTTCAAGTTCCCTGGAGAGGTCAGCTCTCTGCTTCTCAACCTTGGCGCGAGCAGCACGCTCAGCCTCGATCTCTTCCTCCAGTTCCTCAATACGAGCCTTGAAAGTTAAGAAATATTGTTAAATGAATGTATGCAACTGACACATTGCATAAAAACTCAATGATAAGTCTGACATAGATTTGAAATCAAACATTACACACCTGGAGCTCTTTAATCTTCTTCTGTAGCTGAGCACCCAAGGATTGTTCATCTTCAATCTTACTGAGATGCTGGCTTATCTCAAAGTCCTTCCTGTTGAGTAAATGTCATCATCATAAGATACTGGTTGCAATAACATATTTTGTGCATACAGTTTTCAAATTCTGTCCACATTACTTCTTGATTTTCTCGTCAGACTGCTGCTTGTCATTCTCAAGATCCATGACGGATTCCTGGGCCAGTTTCAGATCGCCCTCGAGcttcctctttgctctctcaAGGTCCATGCGGAGCTTCTTCTCTTGCTCCAGAGAACCTTCAAGCTGCAAAATACCACGTGTTTATAATTACAGCAAGCATATATTCTTATTGAATAGCAAACAGCATGTTCATGAACTCACATCATCCACTTGCTGCTCAAGCTTGGTCTTGGCCTTGGTCAGAGTGTtgactttgtcttcctctgcctgCAGGTCATCAAGAGTCTGCTGATGTGCCTCTTGGAGggctttcttctcctttgtcaGCTTAGCAATGCTCTCATCTTGAGAGGCCATCTCTTCAGTCAGGTTCTTCACCTGAATATGTAAAAACATATTGTCATAATTGGGTAATTATTCAAATATTGGATGATATATTAGACAGAGTGAATATCCATGAACCTTGTTCTCAGTGGcatgcttctccttctccactttGGCTAAGGTAAGCTCCAGGTCATCAATGTCCTTCTTGAGCTCAGAGCATTCATCCTCCAGTTTCCTCTTCTTGGCAGTTAGCTCAGCATTgacttcctcctcatcctccagtcTCTCACTTGTCTCTTTGAGTTTTGCCTCCATCTGGATCTTACTCTTGATAAGTCCCTCACATCTCTCCTCAGCATCTGACAGATTCTCTGATTCCTAGTTAGAACAAAAGTGAAAAGGGgaaaatatttcaacatttgCTCTGGAAAAGATGTGAGAAATCAACAAAGCTTTCTGTTGACATCTACTCACAGATGCCACTTGCAGCTGCAGATCATTCTTCTCCTGCAGAAGAGacaccatcttctcctccagttCCTTCTTCTTAGCCAGGGCCGTGGCCAGGTCTGTTTTCATCTTCTCATAGTTTTCCTTCATGTTCTGTAGCTCCTTCTCAGTTTCAGCACTCTGCAGAAGGGGCTTAATCTTGTAGTACACCTTCATCCATGGCCAGTGTTTCACATTCATGAATGAGCGGATATTGTACTGGATGCTGTAAATGGCTTCCCTATGGAAGGAAATCACTGTTATGTACAAAGTCATTTTGGCACTGCATTCAGCCTAAATATATGGTTAGAATTTCCACTTGCCTCCTTTCCATCATCTTCACAAACTCCTTCCTCATGACGTAGCCACGGCAGAGAGCCTGAGTCATGGTGACCAGAGCAGCAAGCTTCTCATCTCGCATCTCCTCAAGGGTACCTAGTAGACCAGCTTTGAAGAACACCTGACGAGAACATAAAAATATTATGGACAATTGATTTTCATCCATGAAACagagtttagtttttttttactcaattGTTTACCTTGGTGTGTCCAAATTTATACTCCTCATGATTCACATCAATTGACCCAAGCAGCTTCTCAGAGGCCTTCTTGTTGTCAATGAATTGACCCTCAGGGATGACACTGGCATTCAGTACTTTGTACCTATTGCAAAACAGTTAATGGTCACATTCGGGACCTTCTTTTCAAAGTTAGGAAAACTCTGTGGTAAATTAGGTAATACCTCTGCTTGAAGTCAGCATAGAGGATTCTGCTGGGGAAACCTTTCCTGCAGATTCTGATACCCTCCAGCACACCGTTACACCTCAGCTGGTGGATAACCAGGAAGTTTTCCATCAGACCTGTGAAGAAGTTGTTACTTCATAATTATTAATGACAAAGTAAAAGACTCACTACCCCTAAGCTGTGTTAATGACTGCAACATGTACAGACAATATTAAGAACATTGGTTAGCTGTCAGTGTACCTGGAGTCTTTGACTCATTGGGAATCAGGCAACGTACAAAGTGAGGATGAGTGCTCCTCAAGTTGGTCATAAGCTTGCCCAAGTTCTCCTGTAAATACAAGATAAAACCAAACATTCTTCATGAaaagcataaaataaaaataaaaacttgcaTTTATTTGAGTTTAATTACGAACAGGCACTTAAGGCTGTTCTTAAAATTTACCCTGAACTGTGAGGACACAGTCTGCATGGAACCACCCTTCTTCTTGCCTCCCTTCTTGCCACCGCCGGTCTCTgttgatttgttgatttattaataTCAAGACTTTATCATTCAACTGACTTTTTTGAGTAGGCATATTGTTTATcttaaagacaaaaacattcatTAATTCCCATAATCCTAATAAGCGTTAAAAAAGTGATACTGTACCTTCAACAACAGGGGGATACAGGGTAGGCAGCAGCTTAACACCAGACTTCTGGTACAGCTGAATAACAGAGTCGTTCAGGGGATCCTTGTTCTTGTCCAGCCAGCCACAGATATTGTAGTCCACAGTTCCAGCATAGTGCACCAGAGAGAAATGGGCCTCAGCCTTGCCTTTGGTTGGCTTGGGCTTCTCAAATGCTTTGTTTTTACCGAGGTGCTGGTCATACAGCTTGTTCTTGAAGGTAGTGTCTGAGGCCTTTGGGAACATGCACTCCTCTTCAAGGATGGAGAAGATGCCCATGGGCTGTATAAAAAGTGCAAAGAGATACATCATGAAGTGGCACTGTTGTAGCATATCATGAATTCTAACATAAAGTCACAACATTATTGTGTACCTTTTCAATGAGCTCAATGCACGCAGCCAAGTCCATGCCAAAGTCAATGAACTCCCAGATGATACCCTCCTTCTTGTACTCCTCTTGCTCCAGGACAAACATGTGGTGGTTGAAGAACTGTTGCAGTTTCTCATTGGTGAAGTTGATACACAACTGCTCCATGCTGTTGAACTGTAGGTGGAAATAGGATTAACCTAATATATCGCAAACAAAAAACTTCTGTTACAAAATTATCTTCTCAATCCATTACCATGAATGCATACTTACATCAAAGATTTCAAAACCAGCAATGTCCAGCACACCAATGAAGAATTGCCTTGGCTGCTTGGTGTCCAGCATTTGGTTGATGCGGATGACCATCCACAAGAACATTCTTTCATAGATAGACTTAGCCAGGGCGCTCACTGAGTTCAGGACCTGAAGAAAAGTTTTGTTTGAATCAATATCATTAGAATCCACAGTGTCACAAAGAGGGTCCTCTCACAGATTTAATAAAGTAGAGATCCTTCAACTGAAATTTAGACACTGGATTACTTGATTTTTTTGCCTACACGACAAATATTATGTCTAGCAGTGCAATTTTAACTGAAATAGAACTAATGATACGGCAATCAACACATGCAGTGACAGGTAACAGAGGACATTCAGATGCAAACTATCTATTCCAGATAAATGTAATTCATGAAATTCCTCCATTACAACAGAAATACTTTCTACATACTTCAGCTTCATAAGGAACTTAACCACATTCATGTACTGGCCCTTAATTTAATTATGAGATTGTATGAAATGAATTAAACAACAGAATAATCTGCTGACCTGTTGCACAGTCTGTCCCTTGGTGACATACTCATTTCCGACCTTCACTCTGGGGTAACACAGAGCCTTCAGCATGTCAGCCGAGTTCAGGCCCAACAAGTAAGAAATCTTGTCAGCctctgaaaatgtcacaaaaatacatttactaTATATATACGATATATGACTGATTTCTAAAATGTGACATAATAGAAAATGCATATTTGATTCATTTCACGCCAGAGATTTTTTAACTCATCCATGAAGTTAATCCTCACCCTCTGTGCCATCTGGCTCAGCCTGCTCTTCACGCTGCTTCTGCTTGAACTTCATGTTACCATGGTGGAGCACAGCACCGGTAAACTTGTAGATGCCCATCTTCTCCTCATTGGTGAAGCCCAGAATATCAATAGCAGTCTGTATTCAATAGAGATATTGACACTGAGTAAAAGTCActatggaaaatacattttactgaGTAATTGTGATGGAATATTGAATGTATAATagattaagaaaatgaaaatgagagtgAACATCACTCACATCAGTGGCAACCAACTCTTCTTTGTCATCAATGCTGGCCACAGTAATCTGACCCTGACTGCACATGGGGAAGTCATAGGGGTTGGTGGTGATGAGCGTCATTTCTGGAGATCAAAAAAGGTTTAAAGGAATGACTGGTTATGGACCATGTGAACAACGTGGGTTGTTTTAACATTGTATCGCAATGTTAATCTTACCAATCAGCTCAGGTTTGTGGTTGGTCATCATCTGGTAGAAGATGTGGTAGCCTCTCTCATCAGGAAGCTGGAACGACACTCTAGACTTCTCCAGCAGATCTGTAAGCATTGTTCATGAATCAAAATCTACACCACTGATAATGCCAGTCATTCCATTTAATATGTGAAATTGATACTTACATGTCTCAATATCAGCACTAGCCAGTTTACCAGTTGTGCCAAAATGAATTCTGATGAATTTACCCTGTTTGGAATAGCATATTGTTTAACATCCCTCTGCATAGGCAATATATAATTGAAGATATTTCTCACAGTTTGAAATCCCTCCATACTTACAAAACGAGAGGAGTTGTCATTCCTCACAGTCTTGGCATTACCATAGGCTTCCAGCAAGGGATTGGCTGCAATAATCTGGTCCTCCAGTGACCCCTGTaatacgttttttttattttaacattcaTTTCAGTAGTACATTTCTATTATGTCTTcatttttcagaaatgtttcCAATGTTTTTATAAAATCCTCATGATAATATACCTGCATCTTTCCTGATGTTGcctccttcttcttttctccacCACCCACTGAGATTGTTGCAAAGTACTGGATGACACGCTTGGTGTTCACAGTCTTTCCAGCACCAGATTCTCCACTGGGGATGGATATGTAGATTCAGAGAAATTAACTCAATTTGTTTGATTCTATTGGTCTTACAGAGGTGCAATAGATATAAAACTTACGTGATCAAGACAGACTGGTTCTCCCTATCtgcaaaaggaaaaatgaagaaatataTTTCTTATCTATGTAACATAAGTTATTGAGTTTATTGAGAGTTTATACATTTTCTTGACAAGAACATACCAGTAGCCATGAACTGGTAGGCATtatcagagacagagaagatgtGGGGTGGAGCCTCCATGCGCTTTTTGCCTCTGTAAGCAGATACAACCTCAGCATCGTACACTGGGAGCCACTTGTAGGGATTCACAGTTGCACAGAACAGCCCAGAGTAGGTCtgaaggggatgagagagatatGACCACTCACAGTATGTTGTATATGAGTCCATGTGCAATATTATACTTTACTCCATAGGCAGAAGAGCTTACGTAGATCATCCATGCTGCATAACGCTCTTTGAGGTTATACAGCACAGCGGCTTCATTGAGATGGGTCATCATGGCCATGTCCTCAATTTTGTCATACTTGGGAGGGTTCATAGGGGTGACATCATCCTCCTTAACCGTCCTCTCCTGAAATATTGAAACACAATTTCAGCTTGTGTTGAAATTCCAACTGTAAATTGCACTGCTGTGagtttcatgaaacttcaaccTACCTCCTGGTTGGCAAGAACTTTCACGGTGACTTTGCCACCGTCTTTCTTCAGGATTGTACATTTAAGGTACAGCTCCTTAACATCAGCCACATAGGCAGCAGATTTGGCATCAAAGGGTGCGGTTTGAGCCTcaatcctctccttctctggctTACGGAGATAAATGGCGGCCTTGCCATAAACGGCCATCTCCGCGTCAGTACTCATGTTGGCGGCTTTCTGTAGATTGCCAAACAGAAATTAACTTTCCTCTTATCTGATGTGTGCATTGTTTGCTTTGGAGACTGAACACTGTATGATACAAGGATTCTTTATATTCTGTGGTTTAAATAGAGAAAAGGTAACTCTCACCTTTTTCTACCACCCAATCACAGAGTAACTTTTCACAACCCCTAAATGAACAAAGAgttttttgtgatgtttatgAGTTATCCATTGAGTTGTGATACAGGTAGTATAGAGATTACAGATTAGTATATTATAACCAAATACAGATTAGTATAATATTACTCATTAACATTTGCTACATTTAAATTATAGTCACACAACCAGATTTTTACCCTTGACTCATAGCTGTATTCACATTGAAGAGCTTTTCCCATCTCACATTATCATGCCATTAATAAATATTAAACTTGTTATTAATTAAACATGTGTGTCAAGCACTAAAGCATCTCAATACAACTTCTTTGCCAAGAATGACAGCTCAAACATCAGTCTCACTTACCACCAGTTCGTAGTCTCTGAAATCCCCTGCAGTCTGTCCATCTCATCATGAGCCTTCTTATATTAATGTCATTCTGCAGGCCAAGCAGAAACTAAATATGGGGATGTCTTCAAAAGGCTCTAAtgcattttcatttgcatttgacTCTTCATTGGCCCCCATCTTGTAGTGCAAAATAATTTGCCATCTAACTGTCTCATGTAATACAAGATGAGAAATCATTTTCTGTCCATATATTTCATGTGTTATAAGTGAACTCTTAGTTGACACTGTAACATATGTGAACCAGTTAAGCCTAAAATCTAACAGATTCAACATAGGAAACAATCCTATATGTATAATGTTTGCACTGATTACAATACATCAGATTTACCAACATCTCTTAACTCAATTTAAGATTTTATTCAGTATtgcaaataaatatttaaatttgacctactacttaatttgtaatttgtttcaATACACACTGTGGTAtgaattaatttgatttgacaAATTAAAAAGACACATCTAAAAATAAATCAGGTCAAGCTTTAACACTTGTGCTTGCAACATTGCAACCATAACTGGCAAGCCTTTTTTGGTATGCGTAGTGCTTATAAACTTTTAGGACTTCATGCCAGAGGATAAGATTCAATAGAGTAGCAGCAACCGTACAGTGGGTGTTGTGttgcatgtatttataatttgtTTGGAATACTTTTCCATTACTACATGTTCTGAGTTCATCAACCTCTTTTATGTTCTAATGaaactcattttattttcactcaTCATTAATGAGGGTAAGCTTTACTAAGTTCTAAAAATAGCAAAGCTCAAGCTTGTtttgctacagtttaagttaaaAATTCTGTAAACAAAGAGTATACATAATGAGGTCTAATGAGGTAtttaatgtgtgaatgtgacatTTATGAAGGCAAACCTATACTGTAGTATGGTCTCAACTGATTTCTTCACCTACACACCTTGATTTTAAATCCTTGTGAGTCATTCCTCGAAATTGGTGCCTTTTGGACACAGTGATGTCTATTTTTTAAAGTAtccattttccatctttttaacattttctcagAAAGACGACGCATGTGACTTGCATAAAAACGTATTGGTCCAAATTAGGCAGCTAAATGCTGTGGAGTTTGAGCAAATTTTTGACAGACCTTAGCATATGTCAACCCTGTTACTGTCACACAATTGTTTGAAAGTGATTTCAATGCATGTTTCTAAaactttttaatacttttttaatgttttcaatTAACTGTCCCTCATTCTACCATAATCTGTAAAACAATAGCACTTTAATGAAA
This DNA window, taken from Centroberyx gerrardi isolate f3 chromosome 5, fCenGer3.hap1.cur.20231027, whole genome shotgun sequence, encodes the following:
- the LOC139931428 gene encoding myosin heavy chain, fast skeletal muscle-like, translating into MSTDAEMAVYGKAAIYLRKPEKERIEAQTAPFDAKSAAYVADVKELYLKCTILKKDGGKVTVKVLANQEERTVKEDDVTPMNPPKYDKIEDMAMMTHLNEAAVLYNLKERYAAWMIYTYSGLFCATVNPYKWLPVYDAEVVSAYRGKKRMEAPPHIFSVSDNAYQFMATDRENQSVLITGESGAGKTVNTKRVIQYFATISVGGGEKKKEATSGKMQGSLEDQIIAANPLLEAYGNAKTVRNDNSSRFGKFIRIHFGTTGKLASADIETYLLEKSRVSFQLPDERGYHIFYQMMTNHKPELIEMTLITTNPYDFPMCSQGQITVASIDDKEELVATDTAIDILGFTNEEKMGIYKFTGAVLHHGNMKFKQKQREEQAEPDGTEEADKISYLLGLNSADMLKALCYPRVKVGNEYVTKGQTVQQVLNSVSALAKSIYERMFLWMVIRINQMLDTKQPRQFFIGVLDIAGFEIFDFNSMEQLCINFTNEKLQQFFNHHMFVLEQEEYKKEGIIWEFIDFGMDLAACIELIEKPMGIFSILEEECMFPKASDTTFKNKLYDQHLGKNKAFEKPKPTKGKAEAHFSLVHYAGTVDYNICGWLDKNKDPLNDSVIQLYQKSGVKLLPTLYPPVVEETGGGKKGGKKKGGSMQTVSSQFRENLGKLMTNLRSTHPHFVRCLIPNESKTPGLMENFLVIHQLRCNGVLEGIRICRKGFPSRILYADFKQRYKVLNASVIPEGQFIDNKKASEKLLGSIDVNHEEYKFGHTKVFFKAGLLGTLEEMRDEKLAALVTMTQALCRGYVMRKEFVKMMERREAIYSIQYNIRSFMNVKHWPWMKVYYKIKPLLQSAETEKELQNMKENYEKMKTDLATALAKKKELEEKMVSLLQEKNDLQLQVASESENLSDAEERCEGLIKSKIQMEAKLKETSERLEDEEEVNAELTAKKRKLEDECSELKKDIDDLELTLAKVEKEKHATENKVKNLTEEMASQDESIAKLTKEKKALQEAHQQTLDDLQAEEDKVNTLTKAKTKLEQQVDDLEGSLEQEKKLRMDLERAKRKLEGDLKLAQESVMDLENDKQQSDEKIKKKDFEISQHLSKIEDEQSLGAQLQKKIKELQARIEELEEEIEAERAARAKVEKQRADLSRELEEISERLEEAGGATAAQIEMNKKREAEFQKLRRDLEESTLQHEATAAALRKKQADSVAELGEQIDNLQRVKQKLEKEKSEYKMEIDDLSSNMEAVAKAKGNLEKMCRTLEDQFSELKAKNDENVRQINDISAQRARLMTENGEFGRQLEEKEALVSQLTRGKQAFTQQIEELKRQIEEEVKAKNALAHGVQSARHDCDLLREQFEEEQEAKAELQRGMSKANSEVAQWRSKYETDAIQRTEELEESKKKLAQRLQEAEEQIEAVNSKCASLEKTKQRLQGEVEDLMIDVERANSLAANLDKKQRNFDKVLADWKQKYEEGQAELEGAQKEARSLSTELFKMKNSYEEALDQLETLKRENKNLQQEISDLTEQIGETGKSIHELEKSKKQVETEKSEIQTALEEAEGTLEHEESKILRVQLELNQVKGEVDRKLAEKDEEMEQIKRNSQRVIDSMQTTLDSEVRSRNDALRIKKKMEGDLNEMEIQLSHANRQASEAQKQLRNVQGQLKDAQLHLDDALRAQEDLKEQAAMVERRNGLMVAEIEELRVGLEQTERGRKVAEQELVDASERVGLLHSQNTSLMNTKKKLEADLVQVQSEVDDSVQEARNAEEKAKKAITDAAMMAEELKKEQDTSSHLERMKKNLEITVKDLQHRLDEAENLAMKGGKKQLQKLESRVRELEAEIEAEQRRGGDAVKGVRKYERRVKELTYQTEEDKKNGARLQALVDKLQLKVKAYKRQAEEAEEQANTHLTKCRKIQHELEEAEERADIAESQVNKLRAKSRDSGKGKEAAE